The Gossypium arboreum isolate Shixiya-1 chromosome 6, ASM2569848v2, whole genome shotgun sequence DNA window CGCTGTTGCAACACCAACAAACTCCATTGGAGCATTATCCTGATCAAAATGCATTAGGAACAAGGATAATTCAGCATCCTGTTTATCAGAGCCACAATATTTATCAGGCCGAGATTCCATCAGCAATGGTTGCAGGAGGTTATACTTTCCATCATACTCCACAAACTGAGCATGTCGTCTTCTCAGATGGATCATTGCAGCAGATCAAAGTAACTACTCCAGCGAAGATCCCCAGTATCGAGGACTGCTTTATGTGTCAAAAGGCATTGCCTCATGTGCATTCTGATCCTTTGGTGCAGGACCAAAGAGATGGTGGCGCAACACCTATGGTGAATGCAGATTCTAGTTATCATGGTCTGCATCAAGAAGACTCAATGAGAATTTCATCAGTGAATAAAGTTGTGGTGACCGCACCGATAGGGGATGGCATTGCTCACCAGCAAGCTGGGGTGCGACAACTTGGCCATGTTGATCATCAAGTTGGTGGATTGAAGTCAGAGGCAGTTGGATCCTCTCAAAATCCTGATGCACCATATGGACATGAAGGGAATATTTCCCCAATAACAGATAATTCTGATCACCCTAGGATTCCAGCAAGCCTAAGTTTGATGGGTTTGGCAAGTGAGTTTCAATCAACATATGTTTTGCCAACTCAATACCAGTTCCAAAAGGAGGTTCCACATGTTGAGGCAATTGGCATTCATGCTTTAGAACAGCCAGTGCACGAAACGTCAAGGGTTCCTGCTTTACCTAAAAAAGATAGCGTAGACCCTAACCATCTGATCCAAATTGATAGGATGATGgagcctcttcaaatgagcaatGAGCAGAGTAGTTTACCTATTGATAAAACTAGAAAAGAAGATATCTTGGATGAAAAATCTCCACATATAGCTGGGGAAGAGTTGCTATTGGATAATCTAGTAACACGTGGACGTCCAAAAGTTGGTGTTGAAGTTCAATATGGGAACCCTCCATTTTCTGGTGTTGAGTCAGCACATACATTGGGATTCGATGAAGTTTCTTTGATGCAGCAGAAGATTGTACAATGCAACACTGAAGCTGTTCCTTCTAATGCTAACAGCCAAGCTTACTTTTCACCATCCAATAGAGGTGGAGATGTTTTGGATTCCTCCAACTCACTTTTTAGCAATCAAGATCCTTGGAATCTACAACAACATGCTTACTTTCCTCCTCCTAAacctaacaaaattcaaacaaagAAAGAATTATTGGCTCTGCGAGAGGACCGAGACCCTTTTGAAGAGAACCAGGCAGTAATTGGTGGGGAATCTAGTATCGAATTGGAAGATGAAGTTTACCAGCCATTAAGCCATTTAAATGAGAATTTGAGTTCAGACCACACACAATCTATGAAAGgtgaaatatttgattttttagtttgtatataatttggcatttatcactTCATGTTTGGAGTAAATGTTCATTGTTGTTTCCTTCATTGCCAAAGGCTCAGGTGAGGAACTCATCAAGGAAGAACTACAAGCTGTTGCTGAAGAAGTAGCTGCTTCTGTTTTCCGGTCCTCTACTCATTCAAATCCTGACGTTCCAGCAGAGACCAATGCATCTGGTAATGAAGGCTATCAAGACACAGATGTTTTACCTAGTGACATTAAACTGCAACACAAAGCTAAATTTGAGGTGCGGAATATAAGATCCTTTCGATTTCCATTTGTATGCTCATTTCCTCACCCCACCTCCCCCTTGCCTTCTTTTATATGTGACTGTCTTCTCCAGATCCATTTATTGAGCTGTCCTTCATACTATTTTTCTTAACTTAGGAATTAAAGACTAAACAGCCAGATAGAACAAATTTTGGTCTTCGAGTTTCGGATGGCATTGGTGGCTTGCAGGTTGAACTTTAAGTACTGCCTTTATGTGATGTTTGTGCTTCTACTGTTAACTTCTATTGCCCATTAAATTAGCTATGTATTTATTTGGCAGGTTATAAAAGACAGTGACCTTGAAGAGCTGTGGGAGCTTGGTTCTGGCACATTTGGTACCGTTTATCATGGGAAGTGGCGGGGTACTGATGTTGCAATTAAACGAATAAATGATAGATGTTTTGCCGGAAAACCCTCTGAACAAGAACGCATGGTTTGGTTCTATCCTTTTCTCTTTGCAAGCTCCTAATTTTTCAAATTAGTTCCATCTTTGTAATTTCACAGGCTAACAACTTGTACCGTGGTTAACGCGTATGATTAGATTGATGATTTCTGGAATGAGGCAATTAAGCTTGCTGACTTGCATCATCCCAATGTTGTGGCTTTCTATGGTGTTGTACTTGATGGTCCTGGTGGTTCTGTAGCAACAGTGACGGAATATATGGTTAGTGGTTCTTTAAGAGATGCTTTACAGAAGAGCGAGAGGTACTAAAAGTTTTATTTGCTATGCTAGACAATTGTGATTCAGTTGTACATTTATTTGGCTATAAATAATAATTGGATGACTTGCTGTTGCCAGGAACCTTGACAAGTGCAAGCGGCTTTTGATTGCCATGGATGTGGCCTTTGGAATGGAGTATTTGCATGGAAAGAATATAGTGCACTTTGATTTGAAGAGTGATAATTTACTTGTCAATCTTCGAGATCCTCACCGCCCAATATGCAAGGTTCGTACTTAGGCCCGAGTTTCATTTGCAATTCCATATCTTTAGTCCTACATTAGTTTTAATGTTTTCTAAATTTCATTCTGAACTCATTCAATTGTTCGGTTCTCATATGCCTAGTTTCCGTTACCAGGTTGGGGATTTGGGGCTATCAAAGGTGAAATGTCAAACTCTAATATCAGGTGGTGTGCGCGGAACACTTCCATGGATGGCGCCAGAACTTCTGAATGGCAGCAACAGTCTCGTGTCGGAAAAGGTTTGTGATTACCACATAGTCTAGTACCCTCCTCTATCATGTAAATGCTCTTTTCCCCCTACATATAGTTAGTTAATAGAGTTGATATTTCCTCGAATTTAGGTTGATGTGTTCTCGTTCGGTATTGTGATGTGGGAGCTTCTCACTAGAGAAGAACCATATGCAGACTTGCACTATGGGGCTATCATTGGTAAATTGCCTTTATTTATAGATGTAAATCATGAGTTCCTTTCTTTGTGCTATGGCGGATCACAGTTTATATCCAACCATCATTGTTTCAGGTGGTATTGTGAGTAATACACTGCGGCCGGCGGTTCCAGAATCATGTGATCCCGACTGGAGATCATTGATGGAGAGATGCTGGTCATCAGAGCCATCAGAGAGACCAAATTTCACCGAGATCGTGAACGAGTTACGGTCAATGGCTGCTAAAATTCCACCACCTAAAGGACAAAGCCCATAATCCTCAGTCTGAAAATGAAATTGAACAATCTGCTCATAGGTCATATATGTGTTTGCGAGGGAACTGACTTTATCCCCACTGGTTTCTTATATAGATGGTTTCATACAAAGCTTGATTGCGCTGTGAATACAGTTCCATATAAGTGGAGattgttttccttttttttttttatttgtaaaatCTTACATCATTCTTCAATCAAACAATGCTGAATTTACTTGCTTGTATTTTCGGTTTtcggttttatatattattttatttataaaattataatatattaagataattatataaaaatttaaataatataaaaaatttaaaaataacatgaatGGTTTAAAATGAGGTTTGGAtttgttttttttataaatatgagtcttgaacaaaatttttaaagtttaaataagtataaaatgtattaatattaTACTTAAGTTTAACTCAAACTCGACTCGACTCAACGCATGAAGatttttaatatattgtataCTAATTTAAACTTAAATGAGTTTATCATCACCAATTTCtttaataaaactaaaataaatcaaattttaaaataaaattatacaattataaagatattcaaaattttcttttgcgactttaaaataataaaataaccttATCAATGCAAATAACTTTTCTAGGTTTTCAATATTCTTTAGATTTTAAAAATCAGatctaattattattaaaatttttaattaaatttgattaattacatagttattttattaattacATAATTATCCGGtaagaatttttattttaaaaattatcaataaattaaacttgaatttgaaaatttgaaaaataaataaaataaattctaaattttgttcCTCTATACTCACGCGATTTTTGACTCCGCCATTTTCTTCCTCCATACTTTTTCATTTAGGCGATTTTTCCACTTTCCGATGACATTAAGAAAAAAGATACCGCGTAGCACTGGGCCGCCATCCATACTCAAGGCTTGCCTTACCTACTATttaatatttgtttatttattttatttaatttccacCATTTCCTTCCCActtctcttttccttctcttcATCTTCCAGAAATTCTCCATATAAGAAAAAGCATCATCCTTTTTTTATCCCTATCCCAATCCAAATTCCAAAATCCAaaatcctttcttttctttcctgtTTTGGTTTCCTTTCCCATGAAAAATTCTCAAGAGAATCCAATCTTCATGCAAGCAGAAGTTGAAGATGAAGGAGTTTGGGGTAAAGGGTGTGGTTGTTTTAATCTCTTCTGCCTCAAACGGCGCCGATCATACAACCACATCAATGAATCCAACACCTTACTGCACCAGAGAGGTGAACAACACACGGAGGAATGGTGGAAATGCAAACTGAATAAACTGAAACAATTCTCGGAGAAAGTAGCAGGGCCAAAGTGGAAGAACTTTATAAGAAAGATGGGTGGATATTGCGATAAGCGGAAAGATCAAAAGAACAGGTTTCAATATGATCCTTGTAGCTATGCTCTCAACTTCGATGAAGGCGATGATAAAGAAGCAGATGATTTGCTTCGTGGTTTCTCGTCCAGGTTTACTGCTCCATTTGAACATGATAGGCAACGAGTCCCCTCaggattgtaaaataattatacgGATTCAACATGTCTGCACATTGTTTTACGTTTATTCTATGTTCTTGTAGAATCCATGTTTAAGTACAGTAATATTCTTTTGTTTCTTGCAATCCTAGGAACCTGTTTGATGCATATTTGATTTCAAGGAAATGGGTATATAATAATGTCAATTAATTGGTAAAAACATGTTATATATGACCAAGTAGATAATTACATTATAAACCCACGACTTACTGAAGTCATTCTTGTACATACATAGGAAAGCATGAGCCAAAGGATTACAGAACCATCTAGCAAAGCTATATTAATGCTATGCAGAGGGCTTTTCTTTTGCTTACATTAAGGCTTCATCACTGGTTTAACCTGCATACTTCTTTTCCAAATTAAAATCGACAAATGTTCTAGTGAAAAGCTCATTTTCATCAagacacatatacatacatccattaGCAGCCTACTTCTCACGTTTGCTCTTCAGAGAAGTGGAGGGGGTATTATGCCAATTCCTTTTTCTTTGGTTTATAAACCAATTATTAATCTGCTTCAACTGTAATCCTGTTTCCTGTGCTAATCTTGCTTTGTCTTCTTCCTGAAGCAACACTTGATCAGAAAACTGTTGAAAAGAAAACATTTTGAGGATCAGAACTACCTGAGAAATACATCACACTCACTGTTGGGTAAGGCCATTTGGAATGTGACTGCCACCATGCTTTTAAAATCGAGGTGGTGTCACCAGGTAGCTTTCCAGCTCTTCTCTTGCGCAGAATTTCCTCTCTAACGTCCACAATTTTCTCTTTGTAACCCTTAAAAGACACGAATTTTTAGTTGCAGAATACAGATCAAGCCAGTTTACTATTTAACTTCTTAAGAAATCCTACCTGTTTCAATTCGTGCTTAAGTTCTTGCCTAACATGTTCCATTAAGGATCTCTCAGTTTCTGATGGGACAAGAGGGCCAAATCCCATGCTGTCGATCCCATCGAAGCTTCCATCAAACAAACCGTGATCATTATCTACAACTTCATCTTCATCATCAGACATTGTTGCACCTGTGCCTTCACCTGGAGATACACCTGTTCATGCTTCATAGTTTAGCTCTAAGTTTTTTCACTTCAATCTACAGTTAATGCAGTAATACCAAACAGGACAAATTCATTATTATGAATGAGAGTAACAAGGAAAGCTATCTGTAGAATTCAAAGACTTAAGTCCAACTCCTATGGATGACATAGCTACATCACAATATAAAGATGCATTGACATGTTACTTTTACTTTTTTCTATCAACTCCAAAACAGTATTTACAGTGCAGAGAATCATTTACCAGTTAAACTTTGAAGTGATTGCTCAAGATCCCAACAAGACATAACCGCTTCCATTGCATGAACACGAACATGTTGTTGCAATTGGTCTTTAAAGAAACCAAGCAATAGCACATAATTTGCCTACattaaagggaaaaagaaagagagaatactcaaatgaaaaagatgacattaGTGATCAAATACACATGTTTTATAAGAAAATTACCCTCAGTTGAGTTCCATAATTTTCTTGAACagggttaaattaaaattttacctttAAACAGTCGCCTACTGCTGTAAAATAAAATCTACTTAAATGCAAATAATTAGCCATCAAAACTTGAATACaacaaaaagaaaatcaaaacagAACAAGTCGGTAGATCATAAACAAAGGAACAAAGAATAAGGGGAAAAAAACTACGAATCCAAGGGTCAAGAGTGAGTACCCAAATCtggaaagaagaagagaaaaaggggTTACCATGAAGTGATCGAGTTCATGGTGAGCAGCCCCAGCAGTAGGTGATGATGAGTACTTAGCCGAGACATATTGGGACCTAGCCAACTGAGCATCGATCTTAGGGAGCTGGTCAACAGGCGTGGCAACACGTAGACAAGCCACGTGGCCTTCCAATAACTGGGGGTACATGGGATGCCCTATTATCTCGGCCTTGCATTTAGCTGGGTCGAAGTTGGGAGGTGAAGAGGGTTGGTTAAAAGCAAGGGTTTGCATGTGTTCACTATGGTGGGAGACAAAACCATCAAAAGCCATGTTTGAAGAGGTTTAAGTTTTGGTAAAGAAGAAGATCAAAGGAGAGAGAGATGTAGCTATGAAGAGAGAAAAAACACCAAAGCAGGGTTGTTGGAGAATTGTGAAATAAAAGAGACAGGGAGACCTACTATGACGCAGGAGGAACAGCCAATGATGTTTGAGTTAAAATTTCTTGGTCTACTGGTTGTTAATTTGGTTGGCGTTTTCATTATTATAATTTCATTTGGGCTTTGGCACTTAGGCCTACAGGAAAGGGGGAACATACAAAGGTTTAGAGATATCAagctttaaatattatatatattgggtttatatatattatatattgagtTTGTGCTTATAGATatagtatataaaatattattaattttggttatcAATTAATCTATAATAATTCAATTAACTGCCtgatttcaaattaaattaattgataattgaaattttaaaaaacttttaaTCCACctctaactaaattaattttgatGACTTTGTAATTATTGGCAAATCTTCCACACTAAGCTGTGGCCGATATTAGACCTATTCATAGGTCATGCCAGATTAAGTTTagacaaatatttttaaaaaattttatatgcATAAACTTAGCTTTAACCCAAAATATGAACTCAAAATTTTGTCTAAATCCAACTATCATTATTCGAGCTTAACCTAGCCTGTCCAAACCTGTCCAGATTATTTTCTTTGTTGATTGCATTTCATTAAACAACAAAAATTGCAACCGTTTAATGAATCTTGCGGAAATATGATAATTTCCTTCATGAATTATAAACCAACTCGTTGAATTCATAAGTTATCTGATCTTTCGTTTATAGGCCCAAGCCAATAATAGAACCTTTACATTATATTCTATGAATTTGCTTAAAGTTAGTTTTGACCTAGAATATAAACTCAAAATTTTACCCAAATCCAACTATCATTATTAAAGCTAAGCCTAGCCTGCCCAGATTGTTTTCTTCGTTAATCGCATTTCATTAAACCAAAAAAATGCAACCGTTTGATGAGCTCTACACAAATCACAGCAGATTTATAAACTACTATCAATTCGATCATATTTATAAACAGGTAGACGAACAAATTAAAAACTTTGAATTGCTAGACTTGGTATTTAACTAAGTTGATTCATACAAATACAATTATATAGTGTAAGTCGAATTTAACATCAGCAGCCCTATTCCCCCAGTTCAGACTGAAGCTTTCTCTGTATAGGAGAAGAAAAACCTTGAATTGCTGGAATGGGGTTCCTCTTAATTGTTTAATGCATAAATGTTATATGTTTGTGTTCTTCTCTTTCTAAAAATGCAAGATTACAAACAAGGAGTTTGTACATGCAAATGAGTGGAGACTaaagaatgaatatatatatatatatataaataaattgatatatAGATGTTTTAAGGCAGAGTAGGTGACATTGAAGGCTTGGTAACTTGAAGCTCGCCACAGTCACTGATATAAACAGTTTTAAGAGGCCTGTTCCATAACGTGCGCCCTTTTTGTGCTCTTTCATCTCCGAAGAATTCAGCCAAGTCATTTAGTTGCCGAATTCTTTCTGATGGTTTGTACGTTGGGATGGAAGCGATCGCTGTCACAACGTCCAACCCTGAAatgaaataacaacaatcaaaggTGACATTATTTCTTTGAAACCTAGACAATTCAAAAGAGTATACTTCCAAGAATTCTTCGATTTTGAAGGAGGACATATACTTCAAGAAGTTCAGAATGAACTATAGGTACATATGAGGTTTCACAGAAATATCAGAGTTTCAGAAGTACAAGCATGTTAAGAACGGTATGCATTTTGCTAGAAAGGCAAATGGAAACAGACACGCGAATATGCATCATCACAACAGTATAAGAAATCTAAACTTGTTTATATCTAATAATAGAGAGAAATCTTGTAATTCTACTTACAGTGTTAGGATGTTTTAAGATTACAAGTAGGTTTTCTATAAACGATCTTGACTGCCATGAAACATAGAGAGATGCCCTACTAAAATTATGAGCATTTGAGCTTAATGAATCAAAATTAGGCACCAAAAGCCACAGCAAAGCACTGAAAGCAATGCACTCTAGCCTATATTACTTAGGCTTAGATGTGAATGTTGGATATAAGCATGCATTCAATACAAAGATGctcaattttttaaagttttattttctcTGTATATTTAAAGAATCATACACCTGTACCCCTGTCTGACTATATATGTCAAACACGAGTGTTGGATATAGATACTTTAAAGAACATAAAGACTTGGAGTAACATAAACCCTTGAGCATTGATGGAGATGCCATCCAAATGCATTTCTATTTTCTTATGCTGTTCACCTAAAGCTTATAACTGTGTGGGAACTATACACTCCAAAATTAAGAATTAAACTTGGTACAGTTCCAAATAAGTGTTTTCCAAGATATACATTCCTAAATTCTAAATCCTAATTCCGGAAAAACCATGTCCCCAGTTTTGACAAGAGTTTGAAGCTTTGATCAGAGTTGTTGCATCAAGATAAATGCAGAAGCACATGCTAATCAGAATAGAAGCAAACCATTAGAAATTAAAATGCATCAAAGCAGCAAGGTTTGTATAAGGATCCAGACTTATGTTCAATAACTGATTGAGATCTTGTAGTTCTCCACTGAAAGTTCACGAACATGCATCTTAAGATTACTCAATCCATTTTACTATGTCATCTAGCTTAAGATCCTATGTTACTCAGACTAGGGTATGTTCATCTTTTTCTAAGGttttttcatgtatttggagGAGGGACATACTTTTGTCCGAATATGCATCGAACATGAGTGTCGAATACTAGTACTTTAATACTATAAACTACTGCAATGAGATCGCAATGAGGAGGTCATATTTTATTAAAGACAAGGGCATTCAAAGACGATGACATGCAAACCTTAACACAAAGAGACCACAATTTAGACAACTGTCATGATATGTAGAAACCAGTCCTCTGATAAATAAAAACTGTGACATTTAATCTCAACAAATCCAAATTTCGGATATATTTCTTCAATTATTCCTTAATTTATTCCAAGATTATATATAATCATGATCTGTTATGGAATTCGACAAGACTAGACACCCAAAAACCACATAAAATGGAACTAATTTCAACAATTTCAGACATAAAATAGAGACCAAAACCTTACCTTCAAGCACGGTCCCAAAAACAATGTTGTTGTTATCGAGTTGAGGACAGGGGCCAGGCCCTGTAGTAATCAAGAACTCAACATTCCTATACTCAGAATCAAGCTTGACTTCATCATCGTCGTCGTTCTCTGACAAACAAAGGGAAACGACACCGGGCCTTGAATGTTTAAGCAAGAAGGCCTTAGAGTCGACAGTCTCAGTGTTCCGAGGCAAGTCCAAGGCAGGGGGCAAACGGACTTCGCCGTATTCTCTACTGCGGCCTTGGCGTCCAGCTTGGAAGAACTGCCCAGGGAATATTTTGTGGACGAGGGTGTTTTTGTAGGAGGAAGAGGTGCACATGCGCTTGAAAGTGAAGACAGTTAGAGGAAGGAGGTTTCCGTAGAGGCCGAGGACTAGGCGGCCTAACGGAGAAGGGTCGGAGCATAGAGGGGTGCTGTCGGCGGCAGTAGCATTGCGGAAGTAGGTCGGGCAGAGGGAGAAGTC harbors:
- the LOC108475943 gene encoding LOW QUALITY PROTEIN: uncharacterized protein LOC108475943 (The sequence of the model RefSeq protein was modified relative to this genomic sequence to represent the inferred CDS: inserted 2 bases in 2 codons): MAFDQNSIQEDLRPLNVARIVTEEPQIADAVAATNNTRGASIDGFLPNSPRELETYGGAMRVLYPATVTDAGFASLGYGNVVPLTPGVPAWRPHMPMPVPVGNSSMNLVGGFGYSPNLGNMVAANAVYQVSNDVVAGHGYSPSLGNSSGNRSDQLSHDRVTVGLAHSCNMGNRVSGNGNELIGGVGYKSNSGVGSNGNGADQVNDEGGDDSVSGKKVKFLYSFGGRXLPRPSDGVLRYVGGRXRIISVRRDVSFTEFVQKMMDTYGQPVVIKYQLPDEDLDALVSVSCSDDLVNMMDEYEKVIERSSDGSAKLRVFLFSASELDPSGTVEFGDLHDNGQKYVEAVNGIVNGAAGGIARKESIASATSTPNSDISGSEAVDSSGAVQGDVGGPPSTNLLSPRGNSPISGVHLGSPVVNISPQTLSSQLEFEAGRTVRLASTQQQLGYDLQQHYASTHVDPRHEVTSHTEYMQFAPQMEFSNPKFVANTGSVFNQQQPQENAPHQYIPAFNMTMTPSISHVVVRPAPFQPLLQHQQTPLEHYPDQNALGTRIIQHPVYQSHNIYQAEIPSAMVAGGYTFHHTPQTEHVVFSDGSLQQIKVTTPAKIPSIEDCFMCQKALPHVHSDPLVQDQRDGGATPMVNADSSYHGLHQEDSMRISSVNKVVVTAPIGDGIAHQQAGVRQLGHVDHQVGGLKSEAVGSSQNPDAPYGHEGNISPITDNSDHPRIPASLSLMGLASEFQSTYVLPTQYQFQKEVPHVEAIGIHALEQPVHETSRVPALPKKDSVDPNHLIQIDRMMEPLQMSNEQSSLPIDKTRKEDILDEKSPHIAGEELLLDNLVTRGRPKVGVEVQYGNPPFSGVESAHTLGFDEVSLMQQKIVQCNTEAVPSNANSQAYFSPSNRGGDVLDSSNSLFSNQDPWNLQQHAYFPPPKPNKIQTKKELLALREDRDPFEENQAVIGGESSIELEDEVYQPLSHLNENLSSDHTQSMKGSGEELIKEELQAVAEEVAASVFRSSTHSNPDVPAETNASGNEGYQDTDVLPSDIKLQHKAKFEELKTKQPDRTNFGLRVSDGIGGLQVIKDSDLEELWELGSGTFGTVYHGKWRGTDVAIKRINDRCFAGKPSEQERMIDDFWNEAIKLADLHHPNVVAFYGVVLDGPGGSVATVTEYMVSGSLRDALQKSERNLDKCKRLLIAMDVAFGMEYLHGKNIVHFDLKSDNLLVNLRDPHRPICKVGDLGLSKVKCQTLISGGVRGTLPWMAPELLNGSNSLVSEKVDVFSFGIVMWELLTREEPYADLHYGAIIGGIVSNTLRPAVPESCDPDWRSLMERCWSSEPSERPNFTEIVNELRSMAAKIPPPKGQSP
- the LOC108474607 gene encoding uncharacterized protein LOC108474607, whose amino-acid sequence is MKNSQENPIFMQAEVEDEGVWGKGCGCFNLFCLKRRRSYNHINESNTLLHQRGEQHTEEWWKCKLNKLKQFSEKVAGPKWKNFIRKMGGYCDKRKDQKNRFQYDPCSYALNFDEGDDKEADDLLRGFSSRFTAPFEHDRQRVPSGL
- the LOC108474606 gene encoding homeobox protein knotted-1-like 3, translated to MAFDGFVSHHSEHMQTLAFNQPSSPPNFDPAKCKAEIIGHPMYPQLLEGHVACLRVATPVDQLPKIDAQLARSQYVSAKYSSSPTAGAAHHELDHFMANYVLLLGFFKDQLQQHVRVHAMEAVMSCWDLEQSLQSLTGVSPGEGTGATMSDDEDEVVDNDHGLFDGSFDGIDSMGFGPLVPSETERSLMEHVRQELKHELKQGYKEKIVDVREEILRKRRAGKLPGDTTSILKAWWQSHSKWPYPTEEDKARLAQETGLQLKQINNWFINQRKRNWHNTPSTSLKSKREK
- the LOC108475946 gene encoding LOW QUALITY PROTEIN: peptidyl-prolyl cis-trans isomerase CYP28, chloroplastic (The sequence of the model RefSeq protein was modified relative to this genomic sequence to represent the inferred CDS: deleted 2 bases in 1 codon), with the protein product MASPLSPIHHLPFLSSSSTATTLTRRSLLLSSTLTTTLPTPLSLPPQLDTNITDRVYLDFSLCPTYFRNATAADSTPLCSDPSPLGRLVLGLYGNLLPLTVFTFKRMCTSSSYKNTLVHKIFPGQFFQAGRQGRSREYGEVRLPPALDLPRNTETVDSKAFLLKHSRPGVVSLCLSENDDDDEVKLDSEYRNVEFLITTGPGPCPQLDNNNIVFGTVLEGLDVVTAIASIPTYKPSERIRQLNDLAEFFGDERAQKGRTLWNRPLKTVYISDCGELQVTKPSMSPTLP